GGATATGCGCTCTAGATAGCGTTCCTTGATTGACTTTTGATTCACAGGCTTAATGCCTTGTATGCACCCCATTTGAGGGTTGAATGTTGAAATGACATACTAGTACATTGATCATCTATGTATGTTGTGTTGACGTTCATGTGTGAATTGTTGTGCTTGTACCAATGCAAGTACCTGTTCATTTAGATTTTTCTATGTAATGCCATGTCATGTTGTGCTTTCGTGACATCCCGATATTCCGTcgtagttggggtgttacagaatggtatcagagccgtggttatagagaattaggtggattggcctagactataacctaagtacctcatgtcatatatataataggaaTTTATATGTGCATCCTTAACGTGCTAACGTCACCTTTGTTATGTTCTTGTGCATATGTGTGGTGGTACGTGTTCAAGTTCAAGTGCATACGTGAAGTGTCGGTCATGTGCATTGTGTTTGGTGTTCATGTTCATGAATTGGTGTTAATGGTCATTGTTCATGTGCTTACGTGTTCATGTGCATGTGCATTCTGATGTGGTTGGACGGATTACTTCTGTTATTATTatagcaagatgaagtgatgacACTAACTAGTATTACATATAAGGTAGCAAGGAAACGCCTGATCAACGTTTTGCGATTATCTTCCTGTTTTGCGACAGTTTTTGACTTCATGGATTGCACTTGTagttagagtgtggtagcaactcTGGGCTGTTTAATGGGTGTTGGtggggtggagggttagccgctggtacaccctgtatacatactcTGCCAATACCTAGAGAACATACCACTACTGTGATCCGACCTtacattagatgtactaggggagtggagggttagccgctggtataCCCTGTATACAAAAACCGCTAGTGCatcggatgtaggtgttagattcggaccataTTTTAACTGCAATGGTTTAggtttataatatttatagtttatttatattagtAGTATGTTGATATGAATGGCATGATTAGGGCAAGCTCATAATAGGGTGCTTAGAGATAAGATTCGAGCGTGTTAATTGAGTGCAACGtgtgacatcaacatcatcaagtGTTTCTTCCTGACAAACTTTTTATCATGGCTCACTTACGTGTGTAGAACAATGGTAAGGACGAGAGGCAATACTACTGCTGCGAACAAAGGTGGCCgcggtggtggtcgtggtgaaGGCCGCGGTGGTGGCCGTGGTAGTGGTCGTAGAGGTGGACATGTTGGAGGTCGTGGAGGTGGTCGGGGTAATGCTGCTGAAGAGCTTGTAAATGATCAACCCCAGAACCAACCCAACCAAGAGATGATTAATATGATCACCCAAGTAGTCAACACAGTTCTAGCACAAAGAACCGCGGAAGCTGACATTGTACATGTAGTTGCTAATGGTGATCAAGCTAATGCTGAAGATGGACAAGGTAGTGGTGAGTATTATGAGAATGTTGAGAAGGGTATACGGGTTGGAAAGGTACCAAGGAGACCCAGAGATGGCGTGAAGAAGGGATGTACTTATAAGAACTTCAAAGACTGTGGTGTTCAAGATTATGATGGTAGGGGTGGGGCTGTCAAGTTTGTTCAGTGGTTGGAAAAGATGGAAGCAGTGATTAGCATCAGTGGGTGTACACCTGAACGGAGGATCAGATATGTGGCAAACTTTTTTACTGTCGATGCCTTGTCAGGGTGGAATACCCAGCTGCGAATCAGAGGTAAAGAAACAGCTGAGGGAATGTCTTAGTATAATTTCAAGGAAATGATGCGGAGGAAGTTTTGCCCAGAGATTGAGTTGCAAAGGTTGGAACGAGAATTTCTTGATCTCAAGATGGTTGGTGCTAACCATGCTGGTTACACTATCCGTTTCACTTAATTGTCAAGATTGGTTCCACAATTGGTTTCACTAGAGTCAAAAAGTGTGGAGAAGTACCTTCACGGATTGGTTCCTCAAGTTAAAGCAACCATGGTTGCAGTTCGCCCACTTACTCTCGAAGAAGCTATGCTGAGGTCTGAAGCCATGACTGATGAGTTGGTACAGTGTGGCGCCCTTACTGTAGCTAGTTACAAGTGAAAGGGTACTGGAGAGTCAAGTAGCTGTAAGAAGGTGTGGAGGCAGGATGGAAAGAAGCAGAATAGAGGTAGAGTGTTTGTGGTTGCTGATGCTGGTAGGAGAGACTATGTGGGTCCTCATCCAAAGTGTGAAAAGTGTAATCTCCACCATGCAACAAACCAACAATGTATGACATGCTACAACTATAGAAGGGTTGGGCATAAGGCCAGTGATTGCAGGGAAGCAAGAGCTCCAGTTGCGCCGTTGAATGCGGCACCAAATCATAGAAATAGTTGTCCTCAGTGGGTTGGGCAGCAGGTACAAGTGGCAGTTCATCCTAACCAGTTGCAGATTGCTGGGCCAAATCAGAACAGAGGCAACCAGGCTCAAGCTGCTAGAGGTCGTGCATTTGTGGTTAATGCTGCTGAAGCTCGCAATGATTCTAATGTCGTTGCAGGTACGTACTTTTCTTTTGAATGGTCATTATGCAACTATTCTATTTGATTTGGGAGCCGATTACAGTTTTGTTTCAACTAGCTTTGTTCCTTTATTGAGTGCTAAGCCGAGTCTCATGTACATGTACTTTGGTGTCGAGATGGTTAATGGTGAGTTAGTCAGATTAGATCAGATCATTCgttcgtgcacattagttctACATGACCGTCCATTCCTTATTGATTTGGTACCTTTTGAAATGGGAAACTTTGATGTCATTGTTGGAATGGATTGGATATCTTTAGTCAATGCTTCGATTTTGTGTAGTGCTAAGATAGTTAGGATCCCGTTGCCTATCGGGGAAGTCCTAGAAGTTCATGGAGAAAAATCTGAGTCATATGAGAAGCATGTCATGAATGTTGTGAGTAAAGAGATTACTTTGGGGAGTGTTCCCGTTGTTTGTGACTTTCCCGATGTCTTTCCTGATAATCTTCCTAGTTTACCCCCGTCACGACAGTTAGATTTTCGCATTGATCTTGTTCCTGATGCGGCTCCGGTAGCGAAGTCTCCTTATAGATTAGCACCATTAGAAATGCAAGATTTGGCAGCCCAGTTGAAAGAGCTTCAGGATAAAGGTTTTATTCGACCTAGTCATTCACCGTGGGGAGCACCCATTCTGTTTGTtaagaagaaagatggttcaTTTCGAATGTGCGTTAATTATCGTGAGCTGAACAAACTAACAGTGAAGAATCATTACCCTCTCCCCAAGAATGATGATTTATTCGACCAACTTCAGGGTGCAAAGTACTTTTCGAAGATAGATTTGAGGTCAGGGTACTATCAGTTGCGTGTTCATGAGGATGACATTCTAAAAACTACTTTCAGAACAAGATATGGTCACTTTGAGTTTACAGTGATGCCCTTCGGGTTAACGAATACACCAGCAgtgttcatggatttgatgaacaGAGTTTGTTGGCCGTACCTAGACCAGTTTGTGATCGTGTTCATCGATGACATTTTGATCTACTCGAagacaaaggaagaacatgcCAACCACTTGAGAAAAGTGTTAGAGTTGCTGAGAAAAGAAAAGTTGTATGGAAAGTTTTCCAAGTGTGAATTCTGGTTAGAGGATGTCCATTTCCTTGGGCACATGGTGAACAAGAATGGCATCCAAGTGGATCCCAGCAAGATCGATTCTGTGAAGAACTGGAGAACGCTAGAGACACCGACCGAAGTCAGACAGTTTCTTGGGTTGGCTGGTTACTATAGGCGGTTCATAGAGAACTTTTCGAAGATTGCTCTACCGCTTACTCAGTTAACACAGAAAGATAGACAATATGTATGGGGTGAAAGACAAGAGGAAGCATTTCAGATTTTGAAAGACAAGTTGTGTAATGCATCGATCCTCAGTTTGCCTGAAGGATCCGATGATTTCGTAGTCTATTGTGATGCTTCAGGTCAAGGCTTGGGTTGTGTTCTCATGCAGAAGGGCAAGGTGATTGCATATGCCTCTCATCAGCTGAAGGCTCATGAGAAGAACTACACCACTTATGATTTGGAGTTGGGTGCAGTAATTTTTGCATTGAAGTGTTGGCATCATTACTTGTATGGGACAAAGAGCATCATCTACACAGATCACAATAGTCTACAACATATCTTCACAAAGCAggatttgaatatgagacaacgTAGATGGCTAGAACTACTAAGTGATTACAATTGTGATATTCGTTATCATCCAAGAAAAGCCAACGTTTTGGCTGATGCCATAAGCcgtaaggaaagggttaagcctagacgagtacgtGCAATGAGCTTCATAGTACGGAAGAGTATTAGAGATAGAATTATTGAAGCGCAAGAAAGGGTCGTGGCTGAGAAAGACGTTTTATTTGAAGCATTGAGGGGACTAGATCAAGAGTTAGTTCGAAAAGATGATGGCGGACTATATTTTGTAGAAAGGATTTGAGTCCCTTCAGTTGGTGGATTATGGTCATTGGTCATGTATGAGGCACATAATACGAGATACTCCGTACACCTAGGTACAGACAAAATGTACTATGACTTGTGAGAGCTTTATTGGTGGCCTGGTATGAAGAAGGACATTGGATTGTATGTGAGCCAATGTCTAACATGTCTGCAGGTAAAAGCTCAATATCAGAGACCTCCAGGGTTACTCGAACAGCCAAGGATTCCTGAACGGAAATGGGAAGAAATTTCTATGGACTTTATTACAAAGTTGCCAAAGACAAGAGATGGTCATGACATGATTTCGGTGACCGTCGATAGGCTGACGAAGTCCGCACACTTTTTGGCAATCCACGAGAACGAGTCAACAGGTTCACTGGTAAGGAAGTACATAAAAGACGTGGTGTCAAAACATGGTGTACCAGTGTCAATCATATCAGATAGAGATACTCGTTTCACTTCCAGTTTCTGGAGAGGATTTCAAAAGGCTTTCGGTACAAGACTAGACATGAGTACAGCATATCATCCTCAGACTGACGGACAAAGTGAGCGCACGATTCAGACACTCGAAGATATACTGCGAGCATGCGCTATAGTttttggtggtaactgggatACCCACCTTCCCTTGGTGGAGTTctctaataataatagttaccaCGTGAGCATTCAAATGTCTCCGTTCGAGGCAATGTATGGGCGAAAGTGTAGATCGCCAGTTGCATGGGCACAAGTCGATGACAGTCAAATGATTGGTCTAGAAATCATTGAAGAGACGACATAAAGAATCattcagatcaaagagtgactAAAGATAGCACGTgaaagacaaaagaagtatgccgatATCAGGCGTAGGCCTTTAGAGTTCAGTATGGGAGACCGTGTACTACTGAGAGTTTCTCCTTGGAAGGGCGTAGTCAGGTTCATTAAACGAGGGAAGCTTGGGCCAAGGTACATTGGACCATTCAAAATCTTAGAAAGAATTGGTCGTGTAGCATATCGTTTGGAGCTACCAGATGAGCTTAATGGAGTTCATGACGTATATCATGTGTCAAATCTACGCAAGTGTTTAGTTGACGAGGCACATCATGTACCAATGAATGAGATCCAAGTAGACGAAAGGTTGAACTTCATTGAGAAACCGATTGGCATTGTAGATAGAATGATCCGGAAACTGAAGAAGACTAAGTATACTCTCGTTAAAGTGCAATGGAACAACAGGCGAGGTCCAGAGTATACATGGGAGCGAGAAGATTAGATGAGGATAAAGTATCCCTAGTTGTTCGAGACGGCTAGCGTCAATTGAATTTtgggacgaaattcctttaacgAGGGAATgatgtgacaaccgtcatctgatcATACCGTCCGATTGTACTTTTCCGTTCGTCATTCCTAGGATTAGTCATGTACGTGTCAGTATAGTGCGTCATTGGTTAATTTAGAGCATGTACATGTACTTTTGTAAGACATTGAGTATTAATAAAGCGAGTTTGTGTTCATCCGGGTTCTAGTGCATTTAATACTTAAAGATTTGGTGCAAGTGTTCGTGTTTgaaggaatactagttgtcttgtagaaatgccaaataatcggaaaaaacttaaaaatgaactaatgaaattataataattaattatagtcATATTTATAACCGTTGGAAAGCTAGTcgaaaaatatattcatttatgtcatttaaaattttaaatgggaCGTCAAGTCTCTTTAAGTTTGTGAGTCAAATGTATCCGGTTAAAGAGTCAAACTTGGGTTGAGAGGCTAGGAGGCTACTAACTCTCCCCACCTCTCATTTTCCTTATCATTTTCACTCATCCATTCTCTCACAAAAAGCTTTGCTACCCCATCTCATCTCTCTAGAAAATCTACTAACTTTTCATACCAAATCAAAGATCTAAGTTTTTTATCACCAAATTTGTTCATAGATCGGTTGTTACTACCCGATTTCATAACCAAATCGTGAGTATTATGGCTTTAAATCCCGTTTTTAGTTTAGATATAAAAGTtccatttattttataaactttaatctTAAAAATCGAGAAAGAATATGGTTATGGGTAAAGAAAATATGTCAAATCCTTAAGTTTATGTTTATAAACTAGATCTATACATTTTACAACCCAAAAACTAGTTAAAAACTGATTTAGAATGAAAAATATGAGTTTTTATGAAAATAGCTCGTCGGGGTCGTAATGGACCAAGTTCCAGATCTGAATCTGAGGTAGCAAACACCCTCGGGTCACAAATCGCAATACGAGGTCGCATTTGGTCTTGGGGTCGTATTCAACTTGCGAGGTCGTAATTTGATATTGAGGTTGTATTTGACAATGAGGTCGTATTTTAGTGGGGTCGTAATTAAAGATCAGGGTCGTAATTAAAGGGGCATCGTAATTGATTTTGGCTAGTGTGGTCATGACTTACCTGAACGTAATTGATACACTTCCTAAATCAATTTAAGCTAGTAATTAATGCACATCGAAACTTTCATGGAGGGCTCGAGATTTAATCGGCTGActttgactgttcgtgttcaAGATCTTTGTGCTAGGTCATTTGTACTTGTTCATCttgtcaggtgagtttcgtagccccacTTTTATGtgctttggggtgaaaagtatacaaATGTTATTCTAACAGTTTGTCGATTACTGTTTTTAATATGTACAATGTATATTGTTTATTGAGTCGTTCATTTAGAGTTACCTGTTCATGTTCATTACTTGGTATCAAGTCGGCCCGTGTTCATGGGATTCGTTCATTAGTGCCATTTGGATGCGTTCCTGGTACTAGTCCTGGTCGTATGTGCATTAGGTCATTAATTGTCATTATGTGCTTACTTGTGTGTTCGAGACATTTGGTATGTAACTCTAAGCTCTTACATATATTGTACAAAATATTCATGTTCATAAAGAATCGACAAGTTTTCATGTTCATTGCTAGTTCTTTCGTAcgaaaacctacgaactcaccaacctcgtgttgacatATTTTAGCATACTTTTCAGGTGATCAGGCTAGACATGGATGAAGTAGCTAGGAGCAGGAGCTTTGGATCGAGGAACTGGCgcatcttttgttagattttattCAGGGATATGCGCTCTAGATAGCGTTCCTTGATTGACTTTTGATTCACAAGCTTAATGCCTTGTATGCACCCCATTTGAGGGTTGAATGTTGAAATGACATACTAGTACATTGATCATTTATGTATGTTGTGTTGACGTTCATGTGCGAATTGTTGTGCTTGTACCAATCCAAGTACCTGTTCATTTAGATTTTTCTATGTAATGCCATGTCATGTTGTGCTTTCGTGACTTCCCGATATTCCTTcgtagttggggtgttacatgatTCGATATATACGATTAGATCGAGAGTTTTTGAGTGATATTTTCGTGTTCATCTCGAAATTCTAAAACTAGGTATACTATCTGATCGTAATATAGTTAACCATGCaataagaaaattaagaaagcAGAACTCGAAATTTTCAAATTAGGATTTCTAATTTTCttcgattttgatgtttttgggTTAAAAATAAGGGTTGGGGTAACTTAATCGCTTGAATACGAATGTATAGATacaatttttacaagttttggttgGGTAAATCATGATTTCGTGTTGGGGAAGATGAACAATTGCGTCGACCTCGTATTTAGGAGTTTGCTAGCCCAGAAATACGACCTCGCAAATGTCAATTAATTTGGACTGGTTTGACTTTCGGAATACAAGTTGGATTTACGACCTGGACAAATACGTGGCCAAATTggaaaatacgacctcgtattttagaGTTTGGTTGACCGTATTTTGACCatgaaatacgacctcgtacaGAGATACAACCTCGTATTTGActtaacagattttcaaaagttttatttttataaaatatttgaaaatgggttaattattattttaacttaattagaGGGTTAATTTAAgttaacagattttcaaaagtttatcgttataaatatttgaaaatgagttaatgtatgtataactaaattagcgggataatttatttatatgtgttGATTGTAAATTACCGAGATAATTTATGATTGTTTAacttaattacaaagataattGAAGTTATTGATATTAACTAAATTACAGAGATAATTTATGTTAATTgtatttgttataaattatagggataatttatatgtttttgactAGATTACAGAGATAATGCTAGTTGTATATGTTATGCATGTGAATTTTTATGTCTATTTGGGTAATTAAATGTTTGTTATTGATTACAAAAATGGCAAGAGAATTTGCAGCAGGTCATAACTTTGTGATTAACCTAGACGAGAATCAAGACGGATCTGAATATTATCATgagattttcatatttttttaagcaGTCAAGAATTCATCACATTCTTACTCATTCACCGGTTCTGTATGATTCATACCTAGTAGAGTTTTGGGATAATGCAAGACATAAGAAAACTGCTAGTCAGGGGATGATTGAGACAGTGGTTGCTGGCAAGACTATCATGTTCTCAGCTCGTGATCTTATCGATATCTTGAAGCTAGGTACATCCGATCAAGAAGGAGGAGAGAACGGACCTACTACTCTTAGTAAAGAGGTTATTGTTGGAGGATTTGCAAGAATGGGTTATGCTGATGACTTGCATGTTGGAACTTTGAAGAAGCGCGGATTCTATGGAAGGTGGAGATACTTAGCGCATGTATTGTTGGTTAGTTTGTGTAACAGAAGAACCAAATGGGATACGCTGAATCAAGAATCTCAAGCTCAGATGGTTGGTCTAGTATACAACAAACCGTatagtttttctaagtatttctTCAGCGAATTAAGGAAGCAAACAATTGCCAGACAAGGGCATAGGTTTATGATCTATCCTAGATTCGTTATGATGATTATCAATCATGATATTCCTAATCTGTCAGCTACAAAGATAGTTCTGAAAGTGACATCCATGGTGGGAAGGGCATATGATGAGTTCAGGAATCGTATTTCTGGTGATCCTAGTGCTCAAGATGTACCCTTGTTTGGAGCTCTTGTGGATATAAACTTCAATCCACCTACTGCTGAAGAGTTTGCCAGATTCAGAACTGAGATTGTTCCACATGAGCCAGTTGCTAATCCAGTTCCTCTACAGATGGTGATGCCATGAACCAATGCATGATATTGAACAACCACAGGTTCAGAATACAGAAAGGGTGAGGGTTGATAAGAATGATGTGGTTCTTGAAAAAGAAGCAGAAGCACATGAAGATcctattgattatgttgctagTGCTACTGATGTTGCTTTGAAGAAGAATCCATCTGATTCAGGTCtgaaaaggaagaaaacaaaggCTTCTAGGGACGTTGAGGTGCCAGAGGTTGAAGAGGTACCTGCTCTAAAGAAGAAAACTGTTATAAGATTGAAAGTCAAGGAGAAAGTTCTTGCTAGTGGAGTAGATAAGTCTGATAAAGCTCTAGAAGCATCAAGCAGAGCTACTGAACAGAGGTCTAGGAGATCAGTTGAATCACATGCAGAGACAGTGACACCAAGAAGATCTCAAAAGACGACTGTAAATCTTAAGAGGCCGTCTACAACTCATAGAATGAAGGATTCAGTGCCTAATCCTGAGCCAAGAACTAAAGTGACTACACGTCAAATTCCTATTTTACCACCAGTGTTTGGTATGGCTGATATGAAAGGGAAGATGACAGTTTTAGAGGCCAGAGTTACTGGTTTGTTTGATGAGTTGGAGAAACAGAAGAGGAACCATGAGAAAGAGATGTAGAAAAAGCAAAGGGAAGTTGAGATGTTAATGAAAGCTCTTGATGATGAGAGAAAGAGTCATCAAGATTTTATTAACACTCTCATGTCCAACTTTGACATGGTTTGTCGTGAAGCTACAGAGGCTGAAAGTTCGGCTACTAGAGCGAACAAAGGAGTAGTTAGAGTAGTTGAACAAATGACAAAGATTGTTGATGTCATGCTAGGTAGTGTGATGCAATCAGATCTGAATAAGCTGGTTGAGAAGTTTTTGGTTGAGAAGCAGTAATTACCGGATCTAGGTTGTAAGGGTGATGAGCTTTCGAAGAAGAAAGATGATGATTCAAGTCAAGATCCAGATGCAGCAAAGGATAGGGGTAATGCTAATAGAGAAGATCTGACCAAGGCAATAGAGT
The sequence above is drawn from the Erigeron canadensis isolate Cc75 chromosome 4, C_canadensis_v1, whole genome shotgun sequence genome and encodes:
- the LOC122596985 gene encoding uncharacterized protein LOC122596985, whose product is MGDRVLLRVSPWKGVVRFIKRGKLGPRYIGPFKILERIGRVAYRLELPDELNGVHDVYHVSNLRKCLVDEAHHVPMNEIQVDERLNFIEKPIGIVDRMIRKLKKTKYTLVKVQWNNRRGPEYTWERED